The Blastocatellia bacterium genome includes a window with the following:
- a CDS encoding 2-oxoacid:ferredoxin oxidoreductase subunit beta — MTIKDNGGSQSPVVTLTKKDFVSDQEVRWCPGCGDYAILAQVQKVLPNLGIPKEKFVFVSGIGCSSRFPYYMNTYGFHGIHGRAPAIATGIKISNPDLSVWVVTGDGDGLSIGGNHLIHAMRRNVDIKIILFNNRIYGLTKGQYSPTSEFGKKTKSSPFGVVDSPINPICIALAAEATFVARSVDRHTDHLAYIIERAARHRGVAFVEVFQNCNIFNDGAFEHFADRTVKDDRMVNLEHGKPLVFGKNHEKGIRLRGTQLEVVTLGGGITEDDLLIWDETLPDSALAYMIARMDYPAFPVPVGVFRDVAKPTYDELVNQQIEFAVQKMGRGNLEQLLKSGDTWVVE, encoded by the coding sequence ATGACGATCAAGGACAATGGAGGCAGCCAATCGCCAGTGGTCACGCTCACGAAAAAGGATTTTGTTTCCGACCAGGAAGTCCGGTGGTGCCCTGGCTGCGGTGATTACGCCATTCTCGCTCAAGTGCAAAAGGTTCTGCCGAACCTTGGCATCCCGAAGGAGAAGTTCGTGTTCGTCTCCGGCATCGGATGCAGCAGTCGTTTCCCCTACTATATGAACACCTATGGCTTCCACGGTATTCACGGCCGGGCTCCGGCCATCGCCACCGGGATAAAGATCAGCAACCCCGACCTCTCCGTGTGGGTCGTCACCGGGGATGGAGATGGGTTGAGCATCGGCGGCAATCACCTCATTCACGCCATGCGTCGGAACGTGGATATTAAGATCATCCTCTTCAACAACCGGATCTACGGGTTGACCAAGGGGCAGTATTCTCCGACATCGGAATTCGGCAAGAAGACCAAGTCATCCCCCTTTGGCGTCGTTGATTCTCCCATCAATCCCATCTGCATCGCTCTGGCGGCGGAAGCGACCTTCGTGGCTCGCTCGGTTGATCGTCACACTGATCATCTGGCCTATATCATCGAACGCGCTGCTCGCCATCGGGGTGTAGCGTTTGTGGAAGTCTTCCAGAACTGCAATATCTTCAACGATGGAGCCTTTGAACATTTTGCCGATCGCACGGTCAAGGATGATCGAATGGTCAACCTTGAGCACGGCAAACCGCTCGTCTTCGGGAAAAATCACGAGAAAGGGATTCGCCTTCGCGGGACCCAACTGGAAGTGGTGACTTTAGGTGGGGGAATCACTGAAGATGATCTGCTCATCTGGGATGAAACACTTCCCGATTCGGCTCTGGCCTACATGATCGCGCGTATGGACTACCCGGCGTTCCCCGTACCGGTGGGAGTCTTCCGTGATGTCGCCAAGCCCACTTATGACGAACTGGTCAATCAACAGATCGAATTCGCCGTGCAGAAGATGGGTCGAGGTAATCTCGAACAGCTCCTCAAAAGTGGCGATACATGGGTGGTGGAGTGA
- a CDS encoding CBS domain-containing protein: MDLDLPAPRAGLQKHLLEDTLSRLPLAHPVSVSRHDPVSTAIAAMKQHRVGCALVVEGEKLVGILTERDVLLKLTEPGLDLHRIPVDRVMTHDPVTLSEQDTLAVTLHQMSLGGFRHLPVVTGDGRPRGVVSVKDIFRYIFSLCR; this comes from the coding sequence ATGGATTTGGATTTACCAGCTCCCCGCGCGGGCTTGCAAAAGCACTTGCTGGAGGATACGCTGAGCCGTCTCCCCCTGGCTCATCCCGTGAGCGTTTCCCGGCACGATCCGGTTTCGACGGCAATTGCTGCGATGAAGCAGCATCGGGTCGGCTGTGCTTTGGTCGTTGAGGGGGAGAAGCTCGTCGGCATTTTAACCGAGCGCGATGTGTTGCTGAAACTCACCGAGCCCGGCCTTGATCTTCACCGGATTCCCGTGGATCGGGTGATGACACACGATCCGGTCACCCTGAGCGAGCAGGATACACTGGCGGTGACTCTCCATCAGATGTCCCTCGGAGGATTTCGCCATCTCCCGGTTGTGACCGGGGATGGCCGACCTCGCGGCGTCGTTTCGGTCAAGGACATTTTTCGCTATATCTTCTCGCTCTGCCGCTAA
- a CDS encoding pilus assembly protein TadG-related protein yields MTRVKREKGSIFVLVTAGIIAFLGAVALSVDVGYLMVVRNQLQNAADAAALAGAQGLMAQPGNYTEDGAAVRWAKQYAAANRADGQPVILATNEISFPKPDVILIDIRRPVRTFFSMIVGLRSVPVRVAAAATAAPVVGGSGGWRPFSAPDQFAHGSQCVTPLDGDHGPFNPNLHTWNGIEAADYYRSPYDPNLADTDASTFTDCSGGAPTGFIAPRDVDGRLVELKLGAGGNAGDGSPGNFYPVALGGTGASNYEYNIRHGWDGTIRVGDILTTETGNMTGPTKQGVDYLMSLDPGARLVTGPNGRKYVWSDRYPPNESPRIVPIALFDPTAPPGNGRTTFRVANIGSFFIASVSGSRVYGVFINRRLPKAIRADRTTSTSSSTAGAAGRMLGTVELVNPAEFLQ; encoded by the coding sequence ATGACACGTGTCAAACGGGAGAAAGGATCAATCTTCGTCTTGGTGACTGCCGGCATCATTGCTTTTCTGGGTGCGGTAGCGTTGTCGGTTGATGTGGGTTACCTCATGGTCGTGCGCAATCAACTTCAGAACGCCGCCGATGCGGCGGCCCTCGCCGGCGCCCAGGGACTCATGGCACAGCCGGGCAACTACACCGAAGACGGAGCCGCCGTGCGCTGGGCCAAGCAGTATGCGGCGGCTAACCGTGCCGACGGCCAGCCGGTGATCCTGGCCACGAACGAAATCTCGTTTCCTAAACCGGATGTCATCCTCATTGATATCCGCCGACCCGTCAGGACCTTCTTCTCTATGATTGTGGGGTTGCGGTCGGTACCGGTTCGCGTGGCAGCAGCCGCTACGGCCGCCCCGGTCGTCGGTGGCAGCGGAGGCTGGCGGCCGTTCTCGGCCCCCGATCAATTCGCCCACGGAAGCCAGTGTGTGACGCCGCTTGATGGCGATCATGGACCCTTCAATCCTAATTTGCATACCTGGAATGGAATTGAAGCAGCCGATTACTATCGTTCCCCCTACGATCCGAACCTGGCGGATACGGATGCCAGCACCTTTACCGATTGTAGCGGAGGCGCTCCTACGGGATTTATTGCTCCTCGCGATGTAGACGGACGGCTCGTGGAGTTGAAACTCGGCGCCGGCGGCAATGCCGGTGATGGTTCACCGGGGAATTTCTACCCCGTTGCATTGGGCGGAACTGGCGCGAGTAACTATGAGTACAACATTCGTCACGGCTGGGATGGAACGATTCGTGTCGGCGACATCCTCACGACCGAGACCGGCAATATGACCGGGCCGACCAAGCAGGGGGTTGACTACCTCATGAGCCTCGATCCTGGAGCCCGATTGGTGACGGGTCCCAACGGTCGGAAGTACGTCTGGAGCGATCGCTATCCGCCCAATGAGAGCCCGCGCATCGTCCCGATCGCGCTGTTTGATCCAACTGCTCCTCCCGGCAATGGACGCACGACATTTCGCGTGGCCAATATCGGCAGCTTTTTCATCGCTAGTGTGAGCGGCAGCCGCGTCTACGGCGTCTTCATCAATCGCCGTTTGCCTAAGGCCATTCGGGCGGACCGTACGACCTCTACATCGAGCAGTACGGCCGGCGCTGCGGGACGAATGCTGGGGACAGTCGAACTCGTCAATCCGGCAGAATTTCTCCAGTAG